The nucleotide window GTCGTGAAATTCCTCGTCGATACCGGAGCCGATTCCGTCGTGAGCTTCAACGACGGGGAATACGACCGGCTGGTGGAGGAAGGCTTCATCCAAGCCATCGGAAACAACCAGAAGACCTTGAACAGCGACGGGGTGCATCCGGTCCGGAATGGAGTTTTCCTGAAGGGCACCCTGCTGGGAATCGACCTGAAGGGACTCCGCGTCACCACGAATCCCAGGGTCGAAAACATTCTCGGGGAGTTGCTCTTGATGAAGCTGAACGTGGCGATGTCCCGCAGCGCGCTGAGATTCGCCTACGAGGCCCGGAAGAATCCGGAGGCGCCGGTTTCAACCGATCTGATGCTGGGAATCATCTTCGCCTATCAAGGCGGGCATCCCACCGTTTTGAGATTGAAAGGCGGAGGCACCGGAGAGGCGGCGGGCCTGGAGATCGGGGATGTGGTTTCTTCGATCGCGGAAATGGGAGAGCGTCCGATCCATGCGATCACACTGAACGAGCTGTGCCGGGAGAAGGCGGGTCAGACAATCCATCTCAAGATCACCAGGAACGGAGCGCCCTTGGAGAAGGAGATGAAATTGCCCGCGGCGATTTCCGCGTGGAATTGAAGATCGCGGCCACCGCTGAACAGGAGGTGATGTGGTCGAAAGCTCTGCTTTCGATTGGGGGGCGGCTCGATGGTGAGGGAGGGCCGGAGGACGGCTGGAGTCCATCCACGAAGAGGGAAAGCGGAGCTTCCCCCTACATCGCTTACTTCGCGCGCGGGGATGCGCTGCCCTCGTCTTCGTCCGGTGGGACGATGTGGTCGAAAGCTCTGCTTTCGATTGGGGGGCGGCTTGATGGTAAGGGAGGGCCGGAGGACGGGTGGCGTCCATCCCCGAAGAGGGAAAGCGGAGCTTCCCCCTACATCGCTTACTTCGCGCGCTTGGCGGGCGGGAATGCGCTGCCATCGTCTTCGTCCGGTGGGACGATGTGGTCGAAAGCTCTGCTTTCGATTGGGGGGCGGCTTGATGGTGAGGGAGGGCCGGAGGACGGCTGGAGTCCATCCCCGAAGAGGGAAAGCGGAGCTTCCCCCTACATCGCTTACTTCGCGCGCTTGGCGGGCGGGGATGCGCTGCCCTCGT belongs to Luteolibacter ambystomatis and includes:
- a CDS encoding aspartyl protease family protein gives rise to the protein MMRFHLRLLPAVCVGVVWTASWLPALHAKASDRAEEEAADERILCEGLVPPGPVKPLVQAEIAGKDHLFIFDTGSRYPLLIDREIGPALGEMIREAGSKEHAQGSYALPEVRLGELSLPPAERPGVEIGMMKGTFGIQLDGIIGWPVLAGNTLYLDHDHNRFGIIRGDWRLSPDATSIPILEEDNRPYLKLEMGGSVVKFLVDTGADSVVSFNDGEYDRLVEEGFIQAIGNNQKTLNSDGVHPVRNGVFLKGTLLGIDLKGLRVTTNPRVENILGELLLMKLNVAMSRSALRFAYEARKNPEAPVSTDLMLGIIFAYQGGHPTVLRLKGGGTGEAAGLEIGDVVSSIAEMGERPIHAITLNELCREKAGQTIHLKITRNGAPLEKEMKLPAAISAWN